A portion of the Microbispora sp. ZYX-F-249 genome contains these proteins:
- the rimP gene encoding ribosome maturation factor RimP, which produces MGSDARRGRLVELLGPVVAAEGFDLEDVTVTPAGRRRLVRVVVDRDGGVSLDDVADVSQSVSKRLDEEDVLGGSPYVLEVTSPGVDRPLTEPRHWRRARGRLVKAELRDGTSAEGRVTEADETGVELDGTRRLAYGELVRGRVQVEFNRRDAGLDDELDEDLDVDEDIDDADDEG; this is translated from the coding sequence ATGGGCAGCGACGCTCGACGCGGCCGCCTGGTTGAGCTGCTCGGCCCGGTGGTCGCCGCCGAGGGTTTCGACCTGGAGGACGTGACGGTAACGCCGGCGGGCCGCCGGCGGCTGGTGCGCGTCGTGGTGGACCGGGACGGCGGCGTGAGCCTGGACGACGTGGCCGACGTGAGTCAGTCGGTCTCCAAGCGGCTCGACGAGGAGGACGTCCTCGGCGGCAGCCCGTACGTCCTCGAGGTCACCTCTCCCGGCGTCGACAGGCCGCTCACCGAGCCGCGTCACTGGCGCCGGGCGCGCGGGCGGCTGGTGAAGGCGGAGCTGCGGGACGGCACCTCCGCGGAGGGCCGCGTGACCGAGGCCGACGAGACCGGCGTGGAGCTGGACGGCACGCGCCGCCTCGCGTACGGCGAGCTGGTGCGCGGCCGGGTGCAGGTCGAGTTCAACCGGCGCGACGCCGGGCTCGACGACGAACTTGACGAGGACCTCGATGTCGACGAAGACATCGACGACGCCGACGACGAGGGCTAG
- a CDS encoding DUF503 domain-containing protein, which translates to MFIGALTLDILLGDVRSLKQKRSLVRPLIAEIQRKYPAIAVAEAGHLDLHRRAEIGVAVVSASAANCDEVLDACERLVAYHPEIELLSARRRLFNDHEE; encoded by the coding sequence ATGTTCATCGGTGCTCTTACTCTGGACATCCTGCTGGGCGACGTCCGTTCGCTGAAGCAGAAGCGCTCGCTGGTCCGGCCGCTCATCGCCGAGATCCAGCGCAAGTACCCCGCCATCGCCGTCGCGGAGGCGGGGCACCTCGACCTGCACCGGCGCGCCGAGATCGGCGTGGCCGTCGTGTCGGCGTCCGCGGCCAACTGCGACGAGGTGCTGGACGCCTGCGAACGCCTGGTCGCCTACCATCCCGAGATCGAGTTGCTGTCCGCGCGACGGCGGCTCTTCAACGACCACGAGGAATAG
- the infB gene encoding translation initiation factor IF-2, with protein sequence MAKVRVYELAKEFGVESKVVMAKLTEMGEFVRSASSTIEAPVVRKLTEAFKGDASKGGGRPARPAQPKPAPRPAESQANGGAPQAPVSQSTGAVAKPGPKPGPRPAPRPVPMPHPPVSQPDTARPEAARPQTPRPEGGARPEAPRPAAAGPRPGAPGAGAPKPGPRPASAPRPGGAPAGPGAPTGGAPRPGGPKPGPRGPRPGNNPFSSNASGMGQRPARPGGRDGGRPDRGDRPERADGGPREPRRDGGRDGAMPRPPAARSGAPGAGGPRPGPAGPRPGPGMGGPRPGPGAGGPRPGGPRPNPMMMPQGRPAAPGGGGRPGGPGGGGGRPGGGGGRPGGGGGRPGGFGGPRPGGATGAGRPGGPGGGPGGGGGGFAGRPGGGGGRGRGGGTAGAFGRPGGRPTRGRKSKRQRRQEFDNMQAPAIGGVQVPRGGGQTIRLPRGASLSDFADRIGANPASLVQIMLHLGEMVTATQSVNEETLQLLGAELDYDVQVVSPEEEDRELLESFKIEFGEDEGDEADLAPRPPVVTVMGHVDHGKTKLLDAIRHTNVVAREAGGITQHIGAYQVGTTHEGEPRKITFIDTPGHEAFTAMRARGAQATDIAVLVVAADDGVKPQTIEALNHAQAANVPVVVAVNKIDKEGADPTKVRAQLTEYGLVAEEFGGSTLFVDISAKQSLGIDNLLEAILLTADAELDLRANPEMDAQGLAIEAHLDKGRGPVATVLVQRGTLRVGDSIVCGEAFGRVRAMLDDNGETVEEADPSRPVLVLGLTAVPRAGDNFIVVTDDRMARQIAQQRAARQRIADMAKSGRRRTLEELFKDLEKGQVDELKLIIKGDVSGSVEALEDALLKIDVGDEVRLRVLHRAVGAITEHDVNLAMGDDNAVIIGFNVRPEVRARDLAEREGVDIRYYSVIYQAIEEIEAALKGMLKPEFEEVRTGTAEIREVFKVPKIGNVAGSIVRSGVITRNSKARLIRDGVVVADNLTVSSLRRFKDDATEVREGFECGIGVGYSDIKVEDVIETFEMQEKPRV encoded by the coding sequence GTGGCGAAGGTCCGCGTATACGAGCTCGCCAAGGAGTTCGGGGTCGAGAGCAAGGTCGTCATGGCCAAGCTCACCGAAATGGGCGAGTTCGTGAGGTCGGCGTCCTCGACGATAGAGGCGCCGGTCGTCCGCAAACTGACCGAGGCGTTCAAGGGTGACGCCTCCAAGGGCGGGGGTAGGCCCGCCCGTCCGGCGCAGCCGAAGCCTGCGCCGAGGCCGGCTGAGAGCCAGGCCAACGGGGGCGCCCCGCAGGCGCCCGTTTCCCAGTCCACCGGCGCGGTGGCCAAGCCGGGCCCGAAGCCCGGCCCGCGGCCCGCTCCGCGTCCGGTCCCGATGCCTCACCCGCCGGTGTCCCAGCCGGACACGGCGCGCCCCGAGGCCGCCCGTCCGCAGACGCCGCGTCCGGAGGGTGGCGCGCGTCCGGAGGCCCCGCGTCCTGCGGCCGCGGGTCCCAGGCCGGGTGCTCCCGGCGCCGGCGCGCCGAAGCCCGGTCCCAGGCCGGCCTCGGCCCCGCGCCCGGGCGGCGCACCCGCCGGTCCCGGTGCGCCCACCGGCGGCGCTCCGCGTCCCGGCGGGCCCAAGCCGGGCCCGCGTGGCCCGCGTCCGGGCAACAACCCGTTCTCCTCGAACGCCAGCGGCATGGGCCAGCGCCCGGCGCGTCCCGGCGGTCGCGACGGCGGTCGTCCCGACCGCGGTGACCGTCCCGAGCGTGCGGACGGCGGTCCGCGTGAGCCGCGCCGTGACGGCGGCCGTGACGGCGCCATGCCGCGTCCGCCCGCCGCGCGTTCCGGCGCTCCGGGCGCCGGTGGTCCGCGTCCCGGGCCCGCGGGCCCGCGTCCCGGACCGGGCATGGGCGGTCCGCGCCCCGGCCCCGGCGCCGGTGGCCCGCGTCCGGGCGGTCCGCGTCCGAATCCGATGATGATGCCGCAGGGTCGTCCGGCCGCGCCGGGCGGCGGTGGTCGCCCCGGTGGTCCCGGTGGCGGCGGCGGTCGCCCCGGTGGCGGCGGCGGCCGTCCGGGTGGCGGCGGCGGTCGTCCCGGTGGCTTCGGCGGTCCGCGTCCCGGTGGCGCCACGGGCGCCGGTCGCCCCGGCGGTCCCGGTGGCGGTCCGGGCGGTGGCGGCGGCGGCTTCGCCGGCCGTCCGGGTGGCGGCGGCGGCCGTGGCCGCGGTGGCGGCACGGCGGGCGCGTTCGGGCGTCCTGGCGGCCGTCCGACCCGTGGCCGCAAGTCCAAGCGCCAGAGGCGCCAGGAGTTCGACAACATGCAGGCCCCGGCGATCGGTGGCGTGCAGGTTCCGCGCGGCGGCGGGCAGACCATCCGTCTTCCGCGGGGCGCGTCCCTGTCGGACTTCGCCGACCGGATCGGCGCCAACCCCGCGTCGCTGGTGCAGATCATGCTGCACCTCGGCGAGATGGTGACGGCGACGCAGTCGGTCAACGAGGAGACGCTGCAGCTTCTCGGCGCCGAGCTGGACTACGACGTCCAGGTCGTCAGCCCGGAGGAGGAGGACCGCGAGCTCCTCGAGTCCTTCAAGATCGAGTTCGGCGAGGACGAGGGCGACGAGGCCGACCTCGCGCCGCGTCCGCCGGTCGTGACCGTCATGGGTCACGTCGACCACGGTAAGACGAAGCTGCTCGACGCGATCCGTCACACCAACGTGGTGGCCCGCGAGGCCGGCGGCATCACCCAGCACATCGGCGCCTACCAGGTGGGCACGACGCACGAGGGTGAGCCGCGGAAGATCACCTTCATCGACACCCCGGGTCACGAGGCGTTCACCGCCATGCGTGCCCGTGGTGCGCAGGCCACCGACATCGCGGTGCTGGTGGTCGCGGCCGACGACGGTGTGAAGCCGCAGACCATCGAGGCGCTCAACCACGCCCAGGCGGCGAACGTCCCGGTCGTGGTGGCGGTCAACAAGATCGACAAGGAGGGTGCGGACCCGACCAAGGTGCGGGCCCAGCTCACCGAGTACGGCCTGGTGGCCGAGGAGTTCGGTGGCTCCACCCTGTTCGTCGACATCTCCGCCAAGCAGAGCCTGGGCATCGACAACCTGCTCGAGGCCATCCTGCTGACCGCCGACGCCGAGCTGGACCTGCGGGCCAACCCGGAGATGGACGCCCAGGGCCTCGCGATCGAGGCGCACCTCGACAAGGGCCGCGGCCCGGTCGCGACCGTGCTCGTGCAGCGCGGCACGCTCCGGGTGGGCGACTCGATCGTCTGTGGTGAGGCGTTCGGCCGCGTCCGCGCCATGCTGGACGACAACGGCGAGACGGTCGAAGAGGCCGACCCGTCGCGTCCGGTCCTGGTCCTCGGTCTGACGGCCGTCCCGCGCGCCGGTGACAACTTCATCGTCGTCACCGACGACCGGATGGCCCGCCAGATCGCCCAGCAGCGGGCGGCCAGGCAGCGGATCGCCGACATGGCGAAGTCCGGCCGCCGCCGCACTCTCGAGGAGCTGTTCAAGGACCTCGAGAAGGGTCAGGTCGACGAGCTCAAGCTCATCATCAAGGGTGACGTCTCCGGTTCCGTCGAGGCCCTGGAGGACGCGCTGCTCAAGATCGACGTCGGCGACGAGGTGCGCCTGCGGGTGCTCCACCGCGCGGTCGGCGCCATCACCGAGCACGACGTCAACCTGGCGATGGGCGACGACAACGCCGTCATCATCGGCTTCAACGTCCGGCCCGAGGTTCGGGCGCGGGACCTGGCCGAGCGCGAGGGCGTGGACATCCGGTACTACTCGGTCATCTACCAGGCGATCGAGGAGATCGAAGCGGCCCTCAAGGGCATGCTCAAGCCGGAGTTCGAGGAGGTCAGGACCGGCACCGCCGAGATCCGCGAGGTCTTCAAGGTTCCGAAGATCGGCAACGTCGCCGGTTCGATCGTCCGCTCGGGCGTCATCACCCGCAACAGCAAGGCCCGGCTCATCCGCGACGGTGTCGTGGTGGCCGACAACCTCACCGTCTCGTCGCTGCGCCGCTTCAAGGACGACGCGACCGAGGTCCGCGAGGGCTTCGAGTGCGGTATCGGTGTCGGTTACAGCGACATCAAGGTCGAGGACGTCATCGAGACGTTCGAGATGCAGGAGAAGCCGCGCGTCTGA
- a CDS encoding DHH family phosphoesterase, whose translation MTTIDETAIGETDWRRAADLIDAAGSLALACHVSPDGDALGAMLGLGLALARTGKKVVASFGDRVFAVPRLLRFLPGQRLLVEPSAYPAEPDLMVTFDASTMERLGLLAPHAGKAGELVVIDHHVSNTRFGTVHLVDPTAASTTMVVEELIRRLGLTVDREVATCLYAGLVTDTGSFRHSITTPAAHAMAGRLLATGLRPEEIARELWDRSPFAYLRVLGTALGRAALEPDAAGGLGLVWTYVSRADRAAEGLPYDEVEGMIDVVRRVDEAEVAVVLKEDDEGGWNVSTRSKGAVDVARACAALGGGGHPRAAGFSSALSVADTLAALRPHLAPEGSRP comes from the coding sequence GTGACCACGATCGACGAGACGGCGATCGGCGAGACGGACTGGCGGCGGGCGGCCGATCTGATCGACGCCGCCGGCTCCCTGGCCCTCGCCTGCCACGTGTCCCCGGACGGGGACGCCCTCGGCGCGATGCTCGGCCTGGGGCTGGCGCTCGCCCGCACCGGGAAGAAGGTCGTGGCGTCCTTCGGCGACCGGGTCTTCGCGGTGCCCCGGCTGCTGCGGTTCCTGCCCGGGCAGCGGCTGCTGGTGGAGCCGTCGGCCTATCCCGCCGAGCCCGACCTGATGGTCACCTTCGACGCCTCCACGATGGAGCGGCTGGGCCTGCTCGCGCCCCACGCGGGCAAGGCCGGCGAGCTCGTCGTGATCGACCACCACGTGTCGAACACCCGCTTCGGGACGGTCCACCTCGTGGATCCCACGGCGGCCTCGACCACGATGGTCGTCGAGGAGCTCATCCGCCGGCTCGGGCTCACGGTGGACCGGGAGGTCGCCACCTGCCTGTACGCCGGCCTGGTGACCGACACCGGCTCCTTCCGGCACTCCATCACCACTCCGGCCGCCCACGCCATGGCCGGCCGGCTGCTCGCCACGGGACTGCGCCCGGAGGAGATCGCCAGGGAGCTGTGGGACCGCTCGCCGTTCGCGTACCTGCGGGTGCTCGGCACGGCGCTCGGGCGGGCCGCTCTGGAGCCGGACGCCGCGGGCGGCCTGGGGCTGGTGTGGACGTACGTGAGCCGCGCCGACCGCGCCGCGGAGGGCCTGCCGTACGACGAGGTGGAAGGCATGATCGACGTCGTGCGCCGGGTCGACGAGGCGGAGGTCGCGGTCGTCCTCAAGGAGGACGACGAGGGCGGCTGGAACGTCTCGACCCGGTCGAAGGGCGCGGTGGACGTGGCGCGGGCCTGCGCCGCGCTCGGCGGCGGCGGCCACCCGCGTGCCGCCGGATTCTCCTCGGCGCTGTCGGTGGCGGACACGCTGGCCGCCCTGCGTCCTCACCTCGCCCCGGAAGGGAGCCGGCCGTGA
- a CDS encoding ferritin-like domain-containing protein, whose amino-acid sequence MTESPTGPPAGDVLGRVLSAEHAAVFAYGVIGGKTSGALLRRAMAGFDAHRARRDQLRALITQRGGTPAEPGPTYRLPFEVRKPADAVRLAVLVEQRMITAYLELAAEPDPALRRIAALTAQECATRAYGWQPKIGDPFPGMGRDGADFDAAIPTQEAESAAADSSAETDPPTPSGP is encoded by the coding sequence GTGACTGAGAGCCCGACCGGGCCGCCGGCCGGCGACGTGCTCGGCCGCGTCCTGTCCGCCGAGCACGCCGCCGTGTTCGCGTACGGAGTGATCGGCGGAAAGACGAGCGGTGCGCTGCTCAGGCGCGCCATGGCGGGGTTCGACGCCCACCGGGCGCGGCGCGACCAGCTCCGCGCGCTGATCACCCAGCGGGGCGGCACCCCCGCCGAACCGGGCCCGACCTACCGCCTGCCCTTCGAGGTGCGCAAACCGGCCGACGCGGTGCGCCTGGCCGTGCTCGTGGAGCAGCGGATGATCACGGCCTACCTGGAGCTTGCCGCCGAGCCCGACCCCGCCCTGCGGCGGATCGCCGCGCTGACCGCGCAGGAGTGCGCGACCCGGGCGTACGGCTGGCAGCCGAAGATCGGCGACCCGTTCCCGGGCATGGGCAGGGACGGCGCCGACTTCGACGCCGCCATCCCCACACAGGAGGCCGAATCCGCCGCGGCGGACAGCTCCGCAGAAACCGACCCCCCCACCCCCTCCGGCCCGTGA
- a CDS encoding bifunctional riboflavin kinase/FAD synthetase, producing MQSWHGLDEVPQDWGRSVVTIGVFDGVHLGHQRMVTRTVDMARGLGLPAVAVTFDPHPDEVVRPGSHPPRLTSTARRAELLFALGVDAVCVLPFTLEFSRMSPDEFVQTALVDRLHAAGVVVGENFRFGHKASGDLETLRTLGEKYDFTAEGVPLVSDGDAISSTLIRERLADGDVAGAAALLDRPHRVEGVVVRGHQRGRALGFPTANVESPPHTAIPAEGVYAGWLQCVQSPSPYEGERWPAAISIGTNPTFDGVERTVEAYALDRDDLDLYGAHVAVDFGERLRDTLRFDSIEALIEQMHADVARARELTS from the coding sequence GTGCAGAGCTGGCACGGGCTGGACGAGGTCCCACAGGACTGGGGCAGGTCCGTCGTCACCATCGGCGTGTTCGACGGCGTGCATCTCGGTCACCAGCGGATGGTGACCCGCACGGTGGACATGGCCCGCGGTCTGGGGCTGCCGGCCGTGGCCGTCACCTTCGACCCGCACCCCGACGAGGTCGTACGGCCCGGCAGCCACCCGCCGCGGCTCACCTCCACCGCCCGCCGGGCCGAACTGCTCTTCGCGCTCGGCGTGGACGCGGTGTGCGTGCTGCCGTTCACGCTGGAGTTCTCCCGGATGTCGCCGGACGAGTTCGTCCAGACGGCTCTGGTCGACCGGTTGCACGCGGCGGGGGTCGTGGTGGGAGAGAACTTCCGCTTCGGCCATAAGGCGTCGGGCGACCTGGAGACGCTGCGGACGCTGGGGGAGAAGTACGACTTCACGGCCGAGGGAGTGCCTCTGGTCAGCGACGGCGACGCCATCTCCTCCACGTTGATCCGTGAGCGCCTGGCCGACGGCGACGTCGCGGGCGCGGCCGCCCTGCTGGACCGCCCCCACCGGGTGGAGGGCGTGGTGGTCCGCGGACACCAGCGCGGCCGGGCGCTCGGCTTCCCCACCGCCAACGTCGAGTCGCCGCCGCACACGGCCATCCCCGCCGAGGGCGTGTACGCCGGCTGGCTGCAGTGCGTGCAGAGCCCCTCGCCGTACGAGGGGGAGCGCTGGCCGGCCGCGATCTCGATCGGGACCAACCCCACGTTCGACGGAGTGGAGCGCACGGTCGAGGCGTACGCGCTGGACCGCGACGACCTGGACCTGTACGGCGCGCACGTGGCGGTGGACTTCGGCGAGCGGCTGCGCGACACGCTGAGGTTCGACTCGATCGAGGCGCTGATCGAGCAGATGCACGCCGACGTGGCCCGGGCCCGGGAGCTCACATCCTGA
- a CDS encoding YlxR family protein — protein MRRQGKLEYGYQAAPLRTCVGCRVRTVKSELLRLVVAEGVIVPDTAGRLPGRGASLHPSPRCLELAEHRRAFPRAFRAEGPLDTSLLRAHVEGLTPGRSG, from the coding sequence ATGCGTCGGCAAGGTAAGCTGGAATATGGTTACCAGGCAGCCCCGCTGAGAACGTGTGTGGGCTGCCGGGTTCGCACGGTAAAGTCCGAGTTGCTCCGCCTGGTCGTGGCCGAGGGCGTGATCGTCCCCGACACGGCAGGACGGCTTCCGGGACGCGGTGCGTCGCTGCATCCGTCCCCGCGCTGTCTGGAGCTCGCCGAGCATCGCCGGGCGTTCCCTCGCGCGTTCCGCGCGGAGGGGCCGCTCGACACGTCGCTCTTGCGGGCTCACGTGGAGGGGTTGACGCCGGGGCGGTCCGGGTGA
- the rbfA gene encoding 30S ribosome-binding factor RbfA, whose protein sequence is MDAARARKLADRIQQVVAEMLERRIKDPRLGFVTVTDAKVTADLSDATVYYTVFGSEAERADTAAALESAKGIIRSEVGRQTGLRHTPSLTFVHDPLPDNARHMDDLFALAKAKDAEVARQAEGAKFAGDADPYRFEEDLDTEAAEEEGEDEPSGRAGRPAR, encoded by the coding sequence ATGGACGCAGCGCGTGCCAGAAAGCTGGCCGACCGCATCCAGCAGGTGGTCGCGGAGATGCTGGAGCGGCGGATCAAGGATCCGCGGCTGGGGTTCGTGACGGTGACCGACGCCAAGGTCACCGCGGATCTGAGCGACGCGACCGTCTACTACACGGTGTTCGGCTCCGAGGCGGAGCGGGCCGACACGGCCGCCGCCCTGGAGAGCGCGAAGGGCATCATCCGGTCCGAGGTCGGCCGGCAGACCGGCCTTCGGCACACCCCCAGCCTCACGTTCGTGCACGACCCCCTCCCCGACAACGCACGTCACATGGACGACTTGTTCGCGCTCGCCAAGGCCAAGGACGCCGAGGTCGCCCGTCAGGCGGAGGGCGCGAAGTTCGCCGGGGACGCCGACCCCTACCGCTTCGAAGAGGACCTCGACACCGAGGCGGCCGAGGAAGAGGGCGAGGACGAGCCCTCCGGCCGGGCGGGACGCCCCGCGCGGTGA
- the nusA gene encoding transcription termination factor NusA, whose product MSVLRSLEREKDISFDLVVKAIEDALLIAYFRTEGAAQKARAELDRDTGHVIIWAAELDENGDVVREYDDTPSNFSRIAATTAKQVILQQLRDAEDEINFGEFASREGELVAGVIQQGKDPRVVLVDLGKIEAILPHNEQVPGEEYAHGERIRCYVVQVKKGPKGPSVTLSRTHPNLVKKLFALEVPEIADGTVEIAAIAREAGHRTKIAVRSRKPGVNAKGACIGPMGSRVRNVMTELHGEKIDIIDWSDDPAEFVGNALSPARVSRVEVVDADSRTARVIVPDYQLSLAIGKEGQNARLANRLTGWRIDIRPDTEQAPADPADASAR is encoded by the coding sequence ATGAGCGTCCTGCGCAGCCTGGAGCGGGAGAAGGACATCTCCTTCGACCTGGTCGTCAAGGCGATCGAGGACGCATTGCTCATCGCGTACTTCCGGACGGAGGGCGCGGCGCAGAAGGCGCGCGCCGAGCTGGACCGCGACACGGGCCACGTGATCATCTGGGCGGCCGAGCTGGACGAGAACGGCGACGTCGTGCGGGAGTACGACGACACCCCGTCCAACTTCAGCCGGATCGCCGCCACCACGGCCAAGCAGGTGATCCTGCAGCAGCTGCGCGACGCCGAGGACGAGATCAACTTCGGCGAGTTCGCCAGCCGTGAGGGCGAGCTGGTCGCGGGCGTCATCCAGCAGGGCAAGGACCCGCGGGTGGTGCTGGTCGACCTGGGCAAGATCGAGGCGATCCTGCCGCACAACGAGCAGGTCCCGGGCGAGGAGTACGCGCACGGCGAGCGCATCCGCTGCTACGTCGTGCAGGTGAAGAAGGGGCCCAAGGGCCCGTCGGTCACCCTGTCGCGCACTCATCCCAACCTCGTGAAGAAGCTCTTCGCGCTGGAGGTCCCGGAGATCGCCGACGGCACGGTGGAGATCGCGGCGATCGCGCGCGAGGCCGGGCACCGCACCAAGATCGCGGTGAGGTCGCGCAAGCCCGGCGTCAACGCCAAGGGCGCCTGCATCGGCCCGATGGGCTCGCGCGTGCGCAACGTCATGACGGAGTTGCACGGCGAGAAGATCGACATTATCGACTGGTCGGACGATCCGGCCGAGTTCGTCGGGAATGCCCTGTCGCCGGCGCGCGTTTCCCGTGTCGAGGTGGTCGACGCCGACAGCCGCACCGCGCGGGTGATCGTGCCCGACTACCAGTTGTCCCTGGCGATCGGCAAGGAAGGGCAGAACGCCCGCCTCGCCAACCGTCTGACGGGCTGGCGGATCGACATCCGGCCGGACACCGAGCAGGCACCTGCTGATCCCGCTGATGCGTCGGCAAGGTAA
- the truB gene encoding tRNA pseudouridine(55) synthase TruB, which yields MSPAQPRRTQPRRTPPPSGLIIVDKPSDWTSHDVVGKMRGVAGTRKVGHAGTLDPMATGVLVIGVEKATRLLGHLALTEKVYEATIRLGVTTNTDDAEGEVVAATPAGHVTDEQVHKGVAALTGEIMQVPPQVSAIKVDGQRAYKRARAGEEVALAARPVTIHAFEVGEIRRTPETVDLDAVITCSSGTYIRALARDLGASLGVGGHLTRLRRTRVGPYGIEAARTIEDLARECVIMPMADAVAAAFPRRDVGEDEARLVAHGGRLRAAGLGPGPIGVFGPDGALLALAEERGGTARPLVVFVS from the coding sequence GTGAGCCCGGCACAGCCAAGAAGGACACAGCCCAGAAGAACTCCTCCGCCGAGCGGCCTGATCATCGTGGACAAGCCGTCCGACTGGACGTCGCACGACGTGGTCGGCAAGATGCGCGGCGTCGCGGGCACCCGCAAGGTCGGCCACGCGGGCACCCTCGACCCGATGGCCACCGGCGTGCTGGTGATCGGGGTGGAGAAGGCGACCCGGCTCCTCGGGCACCTCGCGCTGACCGAGAAGGTCTACGAGGCGACGATCCGCCTCGGCGTGACGACGAACACCGACGACGCCGAGGGCGAGGTGGTCGCCGCCACCCCGGCCGGGCACGTGACCGACGAGCAGGTGCACAAGGGCGTCGCCGCGCTCACCGGTGAGATCATGCAGGTCCCGCCGCAGGTGAGCGCCATCAAGGTGGACGGCCAGCGGGCCTACAAACGGGCCCGCGCCGGCGAGGAGGTGGCGCTGGCCGCCCGGCCGGTCACGATCCACGCGTTCGAGGTCGGGGAGATCAGGCGGACCCCGGAGACGGTGGACCTGGACGCCGTGATCACCTGCTCCAGCGGCACCTACATCCGGGCGCTGGCCCGCGATCTCGGGGCGTCGCTCGGCGTCGGCGGCCACCTCACCCGGCTGCGCCGCACCCGGGTCGGGCCGTACGGCATCGAGGCGGCCCGCACGATCGAGGACCTCGCCCGGGAGTGCGTCATCATGCCCATGGCCGACGCGGTGGCGGCGGCCTTCCCCCGCAGGGACGTGGGCGAGGACGAGGCGCGGCTGGTCGCGCACGGCGGCAGGCTGCGCGCGGCGGGCCTCGGGCCCGGCCCGATCGGCGTCTTCGGGCCGGACGGAGCGCTGCTCGCGCTCGCGGAGGAGCGTGGCGGGACGGCCCGGCCTCTGGTCGTCTTCGTCTCCTGA